In Thunnus thynnus chromosome 13, fThuThy2.1, whole genome shotgun sequence, the following proteins share a genomic window:
- the LOC137195865 gene encoding interferon regulatory factor 1-like — translation MSVTRIWMHPWLENMIESKTISGLSWVDKDKKTFSIPWKHVAHHGWEMDKDICLFKQWAIHTGKYVEGQTCDFKTRQWR, via the exons ATGTCAGTAACAAGGATCTGGATGCACCCATGGTTGGAGAATATGATTGAGTCCAAAACCATCTCTGGTCTGAGTTGGGTGGACAAG gacAAAAAAACGTTCTCCATTCCCTGGAAGCATGTAGCTCATCACGGCTGGGAGATGGACAAGGACATTTGTCTGTTCAAACAATGGGCCATCCACACAG GGAAATACGTTGAGGGCCAGACCTGTGACTTCAAGACCCGTCAGTGGAGATAA